One genomic window of Salvelinus alpinus chromosome 17, SLU_Salpinus.1, whole genome shotgun sequence includes the following:
- the LOC139542836 gene encoding rabenosyn-5 isoform X5 produces MASSYLPPFEGTGEVKEGFLCPLCLKDLQSFYQLQEHYEEEHSGDDRHVRGQLKSLVQKAKKAKDKLLKRDGEDKPETDSYESFYYGGVDPYMWEPQELGATRSHLDFFNKHRAARIDHYVIEVNKLIIRLEKLTSFDRMNIDASKIRAIEKSIVSWVSDSDVPFCPDCGNKFNLRNRRHHCRLCGSIMCKKCMEFVPLPLAYKLTSGTREALSVPGSPGQSQSPPTGGGGGSVSGMGSRRGSISSLSSVTSMLEEKDDERIRCCCHCMDTLMRRQQKLEEKDHVPDIVKLYERLRLCMDKVDERAPEYIRMAESLNAGETTYNLDTAGGLRMEVQKYYELIDALSKKILTLGMKEEPQPHPKNLQLQRMVRYTATLFVQEKLLGLMSLPTKDKFEEFKMKRKQEQEKRLAQERLKRRQDSEKNRPASSTNGEPPQAPRVPRMTKAGGWLPSSDTLHTHGELDDPMLQQIENIRSFLRQAKAAQRHDEVAMLEENLRQLQDEYDQQQTHLAITLSQRLAQEESLQQEELQRLEDRKRGKMKHRAQSQAPGSTQATYTWQGSLNLTDTGSLHREGEEENEEEELTPKAERSPPSMRAFPALTDQDEESPPWLGGDVEGQNSASLNPFKEEDSPTVEEDPSNPFSEEIQKEHKEVANGKKEYNPFEEEEEGGVQGQVEGVTGNPFEEEEENDEGNPFKEASGSTPPGASTNPFEEEGEAAMPDVDLIEEELLLQQIDNIRAYIFDAKLNGRLDEVELLSENLRELQRTLQEQNSKTR; encoded by the exons ATGGCCTCCAGCTACCTGCCCCCCTTTGAGGGCACAGGGGAGGTGAAGGAGGGCTTCCTGTGCCCGCTTTGCCTGAAGGACCTGCAGTCATTCTACCAGCTGCAGGAGCATTATGAGGAGGAACACTCTGGGGATGACAGACATGTCAGGGGACAGCTCAAGA GTCTAGTCCAGAAGGCTAAGAAAGCCAAAGACAAGCTGctgaagagggatggagaggacaaGCCAGAGACGGACAGCTATGAGTCCTTCTACTACGGTGGAGTGGACCCCTACATGTGGGAGCCTCAGGAGCTGG GAGCCACCAGAAGTCATCTGGACTTCTTCAATAAGCACAGAGCTGCCAGGATCGACCACTACGTCATCGAGGTCAACAAGCTAATTATCAGGCTAGAGAAA CTGACCTCATTTGACAGGATGAACATAGATGCAAGCAAGATTAGAG cgATTGAGAAGTCTATTGTGTCGTGGGTGAGTGACTCTGATGTCCCGTTCTGTCCCGACTGCGGGAACAAGTTCAACCTCCGGAACAGACGACACCACTGCCGTCTCTGTGGCTCCATCATGTGTAAGAAGTGCATGGAGTTTGTGCCCCTGCCTTTGGCTT ACAAGCTGACCAGTGGGACACGGGAGGCCCTGAGTGTTCCAGGCAGCCCGGGCCAGTCTCAGTCCCCTCCAACAGGGGGTGGTGGGGGCAGCGTCAGCGGGATGGGCTCCAGGAGAGGCAGCATCAGCAGCCTGAGCAGTGTCACCTCCATGCTGGAAGAGAAGGACGACGAGAGGATCCGTTGCTGCTGCCACTGCATGGACACCCTGATGAGGAGACAGCAGAAACTGGAGGAGAAGGACCATGTGCCTGACATCGTCAAGCTCTACGAG AGGCTGAGGCTGTGCATGGACAAGGTGGACGAGAGAGCTCCAGAGTACATCAGAATGGCTGAGTCTCTTAA TGCTGGAGAGACCACCTATAACCTGGACACGGCTGGTGGACTGAGAATGGAAGTCCAGAAATACTACGAACTTATCGATGCACTGAg tAAGAAGATCTTAACACTGGGAATGAAGGAGGAGCCACAGCCCCATCCAAAGAATCTCCAGCTGCAGAGGATGGTCAGATACACAGCCACATTGTTTGTCCAG GAGAAGTTGCTGGGTCTGATGTCTCTGCCCACTAAGGACAAGTTTGAGGAGTTTAAGATGAAGCggaagcaggagcaggagaagaggcTCGCCCAGGAAAGACTG AAGAGAAGGCAGGACTCTGAGAAGAACCGCCCGGCCTCTAGCACCAACGGGGAGCCTCCCCAGGCCCCCAGAGTCCCCCGCATGACCAAAGCTGGAGGCTGGCTGCCCTCCTCAGACACCCTCCACACCCACGGGGAGCTGGATGACCCCATGCTGCAGCAGATAGAGAATATCCGGTCGTTCCTGCGGCAGGCCAAGGCCGCCCAGAGGCATGACGAGGTGGCCATGCTGGAGGAGAACCTCAGGCAGCTGCAG GATGAGTACGACCAGCAGCAGACCCACCTGGCCATCACTCTGTCCCAGAGATTGGCCCAGGAGGAGAGCCTACAACAGGAGGAGTTGCAGCGCCTGGAGgacaggaagagggggaagatgaAGCACAGGGCTCAGAGCCAAGCCCCAGGATCCACCCAGGCCACATACACCTGGCAGGGCTCACTGAACCTAACTGATACAGGGAGCCTCcatagggagggggaggaagagaacgAGGAGGAAGAGTTGACCCCTAAAGCAGAGAGGAGCCCCCCGTCCATGAGGGCCTTCCCTGCCCTGACGGACCAGGATGAGGAGTCGCCCCCGTGGCTGGGGGGAGATGTAGAGGGACAGAACAGCGCCTCCCTCAACCCCTTTAAGGAGGAAGACTCCCCCACGGTGGAGGAGGATCCGTCCAACCCGTTCTCCGAGGAGATCCAGAAGGAGCACAAGGAGGTAGCTAACGGGAAGAAGGAGTACAACCCgtttgaggaggaagaggagggtggggTGCAAGGGCAGGTTGAGGGTGTCACAGGCAACCCTttcgaagaggaggaggagaacgatGAAGGTAACCCTTTTAAAGAGGCTTCTGGGAGTACCCCGCCAGGAGCCTCGACCAATCCCTTTGAAGAGGAGGGTGAGGCGGCGATGCCAGACGTTGACTTGATCGAGGAGGAGTTGCTGCTGCAGCAGATAGATAACATCCGGGCGTACATATTCGACGCCAAGCTCAACGGGAGGCTGGATGAGGTGGAGCTGCTGTCAGAGAACCTGAGAGAGCTGCAGCGCACCCTGCAGGAACAGAACAGTAAGACACGCTGA
- the LOC139542836 gene encoding rabenosyn-5 isoform X3, with amino-acid sequence MASSYLPPFEGTGEVKEGFLCPLCLKDLQSFYQLQEHYEEEHSGDDRHVRGQLKSLVQKAKKAKDKLLKRDGEDKPETDSYESFYYGGVDPYMWEPQELGATRSHLDFFNKHRAARIDHYVIEVNKLIIRLEKLTSFDRMNIDASKIRAIEKSIVSWVSDSDVPFCPDCGNKFNLRNRRHHCRLCGSIMCKKCMEFVPLPLAYKLTSGTREALSVPGSPGQSQSPPTGGGGGSVSGMGSRRGSISSLSSVTSMLEEKDDERIRCCCHCMDTLMRRQQKLEEKDHVPDIVKLYERLRLCMDKVDERAPEYIRMAESLNAGETTYNLDTAGGLRMEVQKYYELIDALSKKILTLGMKEEPQPHPKNLQLQRMVRYTATLFVQEKLLGLMSLPTKDKFEEFKMKRKQEQEKRLAQERLAAQKRRQDSEKNRPASSTNGEPPQAPRVPRMTKAGGWLPSSDTLHTHGELDDPMLQQIENIRSFLRQAKAAQRHDEVAMLEENLRQLQDEYDQQQTHLAITLSQRLAQEESLQQEELQRLEDRKRGKMKHRAQSQAPGSTQATYTWQGSLNLTDTGSLHREGEEENEEEELTPKAERSPPSMRAFPALTDQDEESPPWLGGDVEGQNSASLNPFKEEDSPTVEEDPSNPFSEEIQKEHKEVANGKKEYNPFEEEEEGGVQGQVEGVTGNPFEEEEENDEGNPFKEASGSTPPGASTNPFEEEGEAAMPDVDLIEEELLLQQIDNIRAYIFDAKLNGRLDEVELLSENLRELQRTLQEQNSKTR; translated from the exons ATGGCCTCCAGCTACCTGCCCCCCTTTGAGGGCACAGGGGAGGTGAAGGAGGGCTTCCTGTGCCCGCTTTGCCTGAAGGACCTGCAGTCATTCTACCAGCTGCAGGAGCATTATGAGGAGGAACACTCTGGGGATGACAGACATGTCAGGGGACAGCTCAAGA GTCTAGTCCAGAAGGCTAAGAAAGCCAAAGACAAGCTGctgaagagggatggagaggacaaGCCAGAGACGGACAGCTATGAGTCCTTCTACTACGGTGGAGTGGACCCCTACATGTGGGAGCCTCAGGAGCTGG GAGCCACCAGAAGTCATCTGGACTTCTTCAATAAGCACAGAGCTGCCAGGATCGACCACTACGTCATCGAGGTCAACAAGCTAATTATCAGGCTAGAGAAA CTGACCTCATTTGACAGGATGAACATAGATGCAAGCAAGATTAGAG cgATTGAGAAGTCTATTGTGTCGTGGGTGAGTGACTCTGATGTCCCGTTCTGTCCCGACTGCGGGAACAAGTTCAACCTCCGGAACAGACGACACCACTGCCGTCTCTGTGGCTCCATCATGTGTAAGAAGTGCATGGAGTTTGTGCCCCTGCCTTTGGCTT ACAAGCTGACCAGTGGGACACGGGAGGCCCTGAGTGTTCCAGGCAGCCCGGGCCAGTCTCAGTCCCCTCCAACAGGGGGTGGTGGGGGCAGCGTCAGCGGGATGGGCTCCAGGAGAGGCAGCATCAGCAGCCTGAGCAGTGTCACCTCCATGCTGGAAGAGAAGGACGACGAGAGGATCCGTTGCTGCTGCCACTGCATGGACACCCTGATGAGGAGACAGCAGAAACTGGAGGAGAAGGACCATGTGCCTGACATCGTCAAGCTCTACGAG AGGCTGAGGCTGTGCATGGACAAGGTGGACGAGAGAGCTCCAGAGTACATCAGAATGGCTGAGTCTCTTAA TGCTGGAGAGACCACCTATAACCTGGACACGGCTGGTGGACTGAGAATGGAAGTCCAGAAATACTACGAACTTATCGATGCACTGAg tAAGAAGATCTTAACACTGGGAATGAAGGAGGAGCCACAGCCCCATCCAAAGAATCTCCAGCTGCAGAGGATGGTCAGATACACAGCCACATTGTTTGTCCAG GAGAAGTTGCTGGGTCTGATGTCTCTGCCCACTAAGGACAAGTTTGAGGAGTTTAAGATGAAGCggaagcaggagcaggagaagaggcTCGCCCAGGAAAGACTG GCTGCCCAGAAGAGAAGGCAGGACTCTGAGAAGAACCGCCCGGCCTCTAGCACCAACGGGGAGCCTCCCCAGGCCCCCAGAGTCCCCCGCATGACCAAAGCTGGAGGCTGGCTGCCCTCCTCAGACACCCTCCACACCCACGGGGAGCTGGATGACCCCATGCTGCAGCAGATAGAGAATATCCGGTCGTTCCTGCGGCAGGCCAAGGCCGCCCAGAGGCATGACGAGGTGGCCATGCTGGAGGAGAACCTCAGGCAGCTGCAG GATGAGTACGACCAGCAGCAGACCCACCTGGCCATCACTCTGTCCCAGAGATTGGCCCAGGAGGAGAGCCTACAACAGGAGGAGTTGCAGCGCCTGGAGgacaggaagagggggaagatgaAGCACAGGGCTCAGAGCCAAGCCCCAGGATCCACCCAGGCCACATACACCTGGCAGGGCTCACTGAACCTAACTGATACAGGGAGCCTCcatagggagggggaggaagagaacgAGGAGGAAGAGTTGACCCCTAAAGCAGAGAGGAGCCCCCCGTCCATGAGGGCCTTCCCTGCCCTGACGGACCAGGATGAGGAGTCGCCCCCGTGGCTGGGGGGAGATGTAGAGGGACAGAACAGCGCCTCCCTCAACCCCTTTAAGGAGGAAGACTCCCCCACGGTGGAGGAGGATCCGTCCAACCCGTTCTCCGAGGAGATCCAGAAGGAGCACAAGGAGGTAGCTAACGGGAAGAAGGAGTACAACCCgtttgaggaggaagaggagggtggggTGCAAGGGCAGGTTGAGGGTGTCACAGGCAACCCTttcgaagaggaggaggagaacgatGAAGGTAACCCTTTTAAAGAGGCTTCTGGGAGTACCCCGCCAGGAGCCTCGACCAATCCCTTTGAAGAGGAGGGTGAGGCGGCGATGCCAGACGTTGACTTGATCGAGGAGGAGTTGCTGCTGCAGCAGATAGATAACATCCGGGCGTACATATTCGACGCCAAGCTCAACGGGAGGCTGGATGAGGTGGAGCTGCTGTCAGAGAACCTGAGAGAGCTGCAGCGCACCCTGCAGGAACAGAACAGTAAGACACGCTGA
- the LOC139542836 gene encoding rabenosyn-5 isoform X6, translating into MASSYLPPFEGTGEVKEGFLCPLCLKDLQSFYQLQEHYEEEHSGDDRHVRGQLKSLVQKAKKAKDKLLKRDGEDKPETDSYESFYYGGVDPYMWEPQELGATRSHLDFFNKHRAARIDHYVIEVNKLIIRLEKLTSFDRMNIDASKIRAIEKSIVSWVSDSDVPFCPDCGNKFNLRNRRHHCRLCGSIMCKKCMEFVPLPLAYKLTSGTREALSVPGSPGQSQSPPTGGGGGSVSGMGSRRGSISSLSSVTSMLEEKDDERIRCCCHCMDTLMRRQQKLEEKDHVPDIVKLYERLRLCMDKVDERAPEYIRMAESLNAGETTYNLDTAGGLRMEVQKYYELIDALSKKILTLGMKEEPQPHPKNLQLQRMVRYTATLFVQEKLLGLMSLPTKDKFEEFKMKRKQEQEKRLAQERLRRQDSEKNRPASSTNGEPPQAPRVPRMTKAGGWLPSSDTLHTHGELDDPMLQQIENIRSFLRQAKAAQRHDEVAMLEENLRQLQDEYDQQQTHLAITLSQRLAQEESLQQEELQRLEDRKRGKMKHRAQSQAPGSTQATYTWQGSLNLTDTGSLHREGEEENEEEELTPKAERSPPSMRAFPALTDQDEESPPWLGGDVEGQNSASLNPFKEEDSPTVEEDPSNPFSEEIQKEHKEVANGKKEYNPFEEEEEGGVQGQVEGVTGNPFEEEEENDEGNPFKEASGSTPPGASTNPFEEEGEAAMPDVDLIEEELLLQQIDNIRAYIFDAKLNGRLDEVELLSENLRELQRTLQEQNSKTR; encoded by the exons ATGGCCTCCAGCTACCTGCCCCCCTTTGAGGGCACAGGGGAGGTGAAGGAGGGCTTCCTGTGCCCGCTTTGCCTGAAGGACCTGCAGTCATTCTACCAGCTGCAGGAGCATTATGAGGAGGAACACTCTGGGGATGACAGACATGTCAGGGGACAGCTCAAGA GTCTAGTCCAGAAGGCTAAGAAAGCCAAAGACAAGCTGctgaagagggatggagaggacaaGCCAGAGACGGACAGCTATGAGTCCTTCTACTACGGTGGAGTGGACCCCTACATGTGGGAGCCTCAGGAGCTGG GAGCCACCAGAAGTCATCTGGACTTCTTCAATAAGCACAGAGCTGCCAGGATCGACCACTACGTCATCGAGGTCAACAAGCTAATTATCAGGCTAGAGAAA CTGACCTCATTTGACAGGATGAACATAGATGCAAGCAAGATTAGAG cgATTGAGAAGTCTATTGTGTCGTGGGTGAGTGACTCTGATGTCCCGTTCTGTCCCGACTGCGGGAACAAGTTCAACCTCCGGAACAGACGACACCACTGCCGTCTCTGTGGCTCCATCATGTGTAAGAAGTGCATGGAGTTTGTGCCCCTGCCTTTGGCTT ACAAGCTGACCAGTGGGACACGGGAGGCCCTGAGTGTTCCAGGCAGCCCGGGCCAGTCTCAGTCCCCTCCAACAGGGGGTGGTGGGGGCAGCGTCAGCGGGATGGGCTCCAGGAGAGGCAGCATCAGCAGCCTGAGCAGTGTCACCTCCATGCTGGAAGAGAAGGACGACGAGAGGATCCGTTGCTGCTGCCACTGCATGGACACCCTGATGAGGAGACAGCAGAAACTGGAGGAGAAGGACCATGTGCCTGACATCGTCAAGCTCTACGAG AGGCTGAGGCTGTGCATGGACAAGGTGGACGAGAGAGCTCCAGAGTACATCAGAATGGCTGAGTCTCTTAA TGCTGGAGAGACCACCTATAACCTGGACACGGCTGGTGGACTGAGAATGGAAGTCCAGAAATACTACGAACTTATCGATGCACTGAg tAAGAAGATCTTAACACTGGGAATGAAGGAGGAGCCACAGCCCCATCCAAAGAATCTCCAGCTGCAGAGGATGGTCAGATACACAGCCACATTGTTTGTCCAG GAGAAGTTGCTGGGTCTGATGTCTCTGCCCACTAAGGACAAGTTTGAGGAGTTTAAGATGAAGCggaagcaggagcaggagaagaggcTCGCCCAGGAAAGACTG AGAAGGCAGGACTCTGAGAAGAACCGCCCGGCCTCTAGCACCAACGGGGAGCCTCCCCAGGCCCCCAGAGTCCCCCGCATGACCAAAGCTGGAGGCTGGCTGCCCTCCTCAGACACCCTCCACACCCACGGGGAGCTGGATGACCCCATGCTGCAGCAGATAGAGAATATCCGGTCGTTCCTGCGGCAGGCCAAGGCCGCCCAGAGGCATGACGAGGTGGCCATGCTGGAGGAGAACCTCAGGCAGCTGCAG GATGAGTACGACCAGCAGCAGACCCACCTGGCCATCACTCTGTCCCAGAGATTGGCCCAGGAGGAGAGCCTACAACAGGAGGAGTTGCAGCGCCTGGAGgacaggaagagggggaagatgaAGCACAGGGCTCAGAGCCAAGCCCCAGGATCCACCCAGGCCACATACACCTGGCAGGGCTCACTGAACCTAACTGATACAGGGAGCCTCcatagggagggggaggaagagaacgAGGAGGAAGAGTTGACCCCTAAAGCAGAGAGGAGCCCCCCGTCCATGAGGGCCTTCCCTGCCCTGACGGACCAGGATGAGGAGTCGCCCCCGTGGCTGGGGGGAGATGTAGAGGGACAGAACAGCGCCTCCCTCAACCCCTTTAAGGAGGAAGACTCCCCCACGGTGGAGGAGGATCCGTCCAACCCGTTCTCCGAGGAGATCCAGAAGGAGCACAAGGAGGTAGCTAACGGGAAGAAGGAGTACAACCCgtttgaggaggaagaggagggtggggTGCAAGGGCAGGTTGAGGGTGTCACAGGCAACCCTttcgaagaggaggaggagaacgatGAAGGTAACCCTTTTAAAGAGGCTTCTGGGAGTACCCCGCCAGGAGCCTCGACCAATCCCTTTGAAGAGGAGGGTGAGGCGGCGATGCCAGACGTTGACTTGATCGAGGAGGAGTTGCTGCTGCAGCAGATAGATAACATCCGGGCGTACATATTCGACGCCAAGCTCAACGGGAGGCTGGATGAGGTGGAGCTGCTGTCAGAGAACCTGAGAGAGCTGCAGCGCACCCTGCAGGAACAGAACAGTAAGACACGCTGA
- the LOC139542836 gene encoding rabenosyn-5 isoform X4, protein MASSYLPPFEGTGEVKEGFLCPLCLKDLQSFYQLQEHYEEEHSGDDRHVRGQLKSLVQKAKKAKDKLLKRDGEDKPETDSYESFYYGGVDPYMWEPQELGATRSHLDFFNKHRAARIDHYVIEVNKLIIRLEKLTSFDRMNIDASKIRAIEKSIVSWVSDSDVPFCPDCGNKFNLRNRRHHCRLCGSIMCKKCMEFVPLPLAYKLTSGTREALSVPGSPGQSQSPPTGGGGGSVSGMGSRRGSISSLSSVTSMLEEKDDERIRCCCHCMDTLMRRQQKLEEKDHVPDIVKLYERLRLCMDKVDERAPEYIRMAESLNAGETTYNLDTAGGLRMEVQKYYELIDALSKKILTLGMKEEPQPHPKNLQLQRMVRYTATLFVQVRQKEKLLGLMSLPTKDKFEEFKMKRKQEQEKRLAQERLRRQDSEKNRPASSTNGEPPQAPRVPRMTKAGGWLPSSDTLHTHGELDDPMLQQIENIRSFLRQAKAAQRHDEVAMLEENLRQLQDEYDQQQTHLAITLSQRLAQEESLQQEELQRLEDRKRGKMKHRAQSQAPGSTQATYTWQGSLNLTDTGSLHREGEEENEEEELTPKAERSPPSMRAFPALTDQDEESPPWLGGDVEGQNSASLNPFKEEDSPTVEEDPSNPFSEEIQKEHKEVANGKKEYNPFEEEEEGGVQGQVEGVTGNPFEEEEENDEGNPFKEASGSTPPGASTNPFEEEGEAAMPDVDLIEEELLLQQIDNIRAYIFDAKLNGRLDEVELLSENLRELQRTLQEQNSKTR, encoded by the exons ATGGCCTCCAGCTACCTGCCCCCCTTTGAGGGCACAGGGGAGGTGAAGGAGGGCTTCCTGTGCCCGCTTTGCCTGAAGGACCTGCAGTCATTCTACCAGCTGCAGGAGCATTATGAGGAGGAACACTCTGGGGATGACAGACATGTCAGGGGACAGCTCAAGA GTCTAGTCCAGAAGGCTAAGAAAGCCAAAGACAAGCTGctgaagagggatggagaggacaaGCCAGAGACGGACAGCTATGAGTCCTTCTACTACGGTGGAGTGGACCCCTACATGTGGGAGCCTCAGGAGCTGG GAGCCACCAGAAGTCATCTGGACTTCTTCAATAAGCACAGAGCTGCCAGGATCGACCACTACGTCATCGAGGTCAACAAGCTAATTATCAGGCTAGAGAAA CTGACCTCATTTGACAGGATGAACATAGATGCAAGCAAGATTAGAG cgATTGAGAAGTCTATTGTGTCGTGGGTGAGTGACTCTGATGTCCCGTTCTGTCCCGACTGCGGGAACAAGTTCAACCTCCGGAACAGACGACACCACTGCCGTCTCTGTGGCTCCATCATGTGTAAGAAGTGCATGGAGTTTGTGCCCCTGCCTTTGGCTT ACAAGCTGACCAGTGGGACACGGGAGGCCCTGAGTGTTCCAGGCAGCCCGGGCCAGTCTCAGTCCCCTCCAACAGGGGGTGGTGGGGGCAGCGTCAGCGGGATGGGCTCCAGGAGAGGCAGCATCAGCAGCCTGAGCAGTGTCACCTCCATGCTGGAAGAGAAGGACGACGAGAGGATCCGTTGCTGCTGCCACTGCATGGACACCCTGATGAGGAGACAGCAGAAACTGGAGGAGAAGGACCATGTGCCTGACATCGTCAAGCTCTACGAG AGGCTGAGGCTGTGCATGGACAAGGTGGACGAGAGAGCTCCAGAGTACATCAGAATGGCTGAGTCTCTTAA TGCTGGAGAGACCACCTATAACCTGGACACGGCTGGTGGACTGAGAATGGAAGTCCAGAAATACTACGAACTTATCGATGCACTGAg tAAGAAGATCTTAACACTGGGAATGAAGGAGGAGCCACAGCCCCATCCAAAGAATCTCCAGCTGCAGAGGATGGTCAGATACACAGCCACATTGTTTGTCCAGGTGAGACAGAAG GAGAAGTTGCTGGGTCTGATGTCTCTGCCCACTAAGGACAAGTTTGAGGAGTTTAAGATGAAGCggaagcaggagcaggagaagaggcTCGCCCAGGAAAGACTG AGAAGGCAGGACTCTGAGAAGAACCGCCCGGCCTCTAGCACCAACGGGGAGCCTCCCCAGGCCCCCAGAGTCCCCCGCATGACCAAAGCTGGAGGCTGGCTGCCCTCCTCAGACACCCTCCACACCCACGGGGAGCTGGATGACCCCATGCTGCAGCAGATAGAGAATATCCGGTCGTTCCTGCGGCAGGCCAAGGCCGCCCAGAGGCATGACGAGGTGGCCATGCTGGAGGAGAACCTCAGGCAGCTGCAG GATGAGTACGACCAGCAGCAGACCCACCTGGCCATCACTCTGTCCCAGAGATTGGCCCAGGAGGAGAGCCTACAACAGGAGGAGTTGCAGCGCCTGGAGgacaggaagagggggaagatgaAGCACAGGGCTCAGAGCCAAGCCCCAGGATCCACCCAGGCCACATACACCTGGCAGGGCTCACTGAACCTAACTGATACAGGGAGCCTCcatagggagggggaggaagagaacgAGGAGGAAGAGTTGACCCCTAAAGCAGAGAGGAGCCCCCCGTCCATGAGGGCCTTCCCTGCCCTGACGGACCAGGATGAGGAGTCGCCCCCGTGGCTGGGGGGAGATGTAGAGGGACAGAACAGCGCCTCCCTCAACCCCTTTAAGGAGGAAGACTCCCCCACGGTGGAGGAGGATCCGTCCAACCCGTTCTCCGAGGAGATCCAGAAGGAGCACAAGGAGGTAGCTAACGGGAAGAAGGAGTACAACCCgtttgaggaggaagaggagggtggggTGCAAGGGCAGGTTGAGGGTGTCACAGGCAACCCTttcgaagaggaggaggagaacgatGAAGGTAACCCTTTTAAAGAGGCTTCTGGGAGTACCCCGCCAGGAGCCTCGACCAATCCCTTTGAAGAGGAGGGTGAGGCGGCGATGCCAGACGTTGACTTGATCGAGGAGGAGTTGCTGCTGCAGCAGATAGATAACATCCGGGCGTACATATTCGACGCCAAGCTCAACGGGAGGCTGGATGAGGTGGAGCTGCTGTCAGAGAACCTGAGAGAGCTGCAGCGCACCCTGCAGGAACAGAACAGTAAGACACGCTGA